A portion of the Simkania negevensis Z genome contains these proteins:
- the trxB gene encoding thioredoxin-disulfide reductase, producing MEKRKVVIIGSGPAGYTAAIYASRAELSPLLFEGFFSGPAGGQLMTTTEVENFPGFPEGISGPDLMDACKKQALRFGTEILTEDVKEVDLTTRPFLVKGSKTVVQAEALIIATGATAKRLDIPGTGDHEFWQKGVTACAVCDGAMPIFRQKELYVIGGGDTAVEEAIFLTKYGKRVYIVHRRDKLRASKIMAKHALEHPKIEIIWNHVVKKVEGGNVVESVTLQNVNTKEETKREAAGLFFAIGHQPNTTFLKGQLETDSHGYLLVKPSTTLTNVEGVFAAGDVQDKVYRQAISAAGSGCMAALDAERFLVAKGINV from the coding sequence ATGGAAAAACGGAAAGTTGTTATCATCGGTTCAGGCCCAGCTGGTTATACAGCAGCAATCTATGCATCTAGGGCAGAACTTTCACCTCTCTTATTTGAAGGATTTTTTAGTGGTCCTGCGGGAGGGCAGTTAATGACAACGACAGAAGTGGAGAATTTTCCTGGATTTCCCGAAGGCATTTCTGGTCCGGACTTGATGGACGCATGTAAGAAGCAAGCGCTCCGTTTTGGAACAGAGATCCTCACAGAAGACGTCAAAGAGGTGGACCTGACCACACGCCCTTTTTTGGTGAAGGGAAGCAAAACTGTGGTTCAAGCAGAGGCTTTGATTATTGCCACGGGAGCTACAGCTAAACGTCTAGATATTCCTGGGACGGGTGATCATGAGTTTTGGCAAAAAGGAGTTACGGCTTGCGCTGTTTGTGATGGGGCAATGCCGATTTTTCGACAGAAAGAACTTTATGTTATTGGTGGTGGGGACACAGCTGTAGAAGAAGCAATCTTTTTAACGAAATATGGGAAGAGAGTTTACATTGTCCATCGTCGTGATAAACTCCGTGCTTCTAAAATTATGGCAAAACATGCGCTGGAACACCCGAAAATCGAAATCATTTGGAACCATGTTGTCAAAAAAGTCGAAGGAGGGAATGTCGTCGAGTCGGTTACATTGCAAAATGTGAATACAAAAGAAGAAACTAAAAGAGAGGCTGCTGGATTGTTTTTTGCGATTGGGCATCAGCCCAACACCACTTTTTTAAAAGGGCAACTTGAAACAGATAGTCATGGCTACCTTCTCGTAAAACCGTCGACAACCCTCACGAATGTGGAAGGTGTTTTTGCAGCAGGTGATGTTCAAGACAAAGTCTACCGCCAGGCGATTTCAGCTGCGGGATCGGGTTGTATGGCAGCACTTGATGCTGAGCGTTTTTTAGTTGCAAAAGGGATAAATGTTTAA
- a CDS encoding cupin domain-containing protein, whose product MKKINLLGKFKLFDAHWTPKIIGEVNDSYVKLFKAKGEFVWHRHENEDEFFLVVKGQLHIKLKDEEVILNEGDMFIVPKGVDHMPYAPEEAYVLLFEPKEVLNTGNIISEQSVQKLEWI is encoded by the coding sequence GTGAAAAAAATCAATCTGCTGGGAAAGTTCAAATTATTTGATGCTCATTGGACTCCCAAGATTATTGGTGAAGTCAACGACTCTTATGTCAAACTATTCAAAGCAAAAGGAGAGTTTGTTTGGCATCGGCACGAAAACGAGGATGAATTTTTTCTCGTCGTAAAGGGGCAATTACACATCAAATTAAAAGATGAAGAAGTCATCTTAAATGAAGGAGACATGTTTATTGTCCCAAAGGGAGTGGATCACATGCCATACGCTCCTGAAGAAGCTTATGTGCTCCTTTTCGAGCCAAAAGAAGTTCTCAATACCGGAAATATCATTTCTGAACAGTCAGTCCAAAAGCTTGAATGGATTTAA
- a CDS encoding NAD(P)-binding domain-containing protein, with protein sequence MVKTFEWAVVGAGPAGIAAVGKLMDRGVKPENIIWVDPAFKVGDLGSKWREVSSNTSVKLFWQFLKTCKAFNYDKAPPFEIEKLAPEKTCLLRYIADPLQWVTDHLCETVTTFKSEIHFLEQENQLWHLKGHQKNFSAKSVILALGAQPKKLDFPNLKEIPLEQALDKSKLPNLEGETVAVFGASHSAMIVLQNLLSASAKKVINFYQSPLKFAVFFEDWILFDNTGLKGQSAEWARRHILGKLPENLERVQSSDPEFHKILAQCQSVVYTIGFERRALPKVHQMGPLTHNEYNGIIAPGLFGLGIGFPQRVEDCYGNVEYNVGLWKFMLYLDKVLPLWTRYGLGD encoded by the coding sequence ATGGTTAAAACATTTGAGTGGGCAGTTGTTGGCGCAGGTCCTGCAGGGATTGCAGCTGTTGGAAAATTAATGGATAGAGGTGTGAAACCGGAAAATATTATCTGGGTCGACCCAGCCTTTAAAGTGGGAGATCTAGGTAGTAAATGGCGTGAGGTTTCGAGTAATACGTCAGTCAAACTCTTTTGGCAATTCCTTAAAACATGCAAAGCCTTTAACTATGATAAAGCCCCTCCTTTTGAGATCGAGAAGCTGGCTCCTGAAAAAACTTGTTTGCTCCGATATATTGCAGATCCGCTTCAGTGGGTTACAGATCATTTGTGCGAGACTGTTACGACGTTTAAGTCGGAGATACACTTTTTAGAACAAGAAAACCAATTATGGCATCTGAAGGGGCATCAAAAAAATTTTTCTGCTAAATCGGTTATCTTAGCTTTAGGGGCACAACCAAAAAAACTTGATTTTCCAAACTTGAAGGAAATTCCTCTTGAACAGGCACTTGATAAAAGTAAACTTCCTAATTTGGAGGGAGAAACTGTTGCAGTATTTGGTGCATCACACTCAGCGATGATTGTGTTGCAAAATCTTCTCTCAGCTTCTGCAAAAAAGGTGATCAATTTTTACCAATCTCCTTTGAAATTTGCTGTTTTTTTTGAGGATTGGATCCTTTTTGATAACACTGGATTAAAAGGGCAATCCGCTGAGTGGGCTAGACGCCATATTCTAGGAAAACTCCCAGAAAATTTGGAACGAGTCCAGTCATCGGATCCAGAGTTTCATAAAATCCTCGCTCAGTGCCAATCTGTTGTTTATACCATAGGTTTTGAAAGGCGGGCGCTTCCTAAAGTGCATCAAATGGGACCGCTTACACATAACGAGTACAATGGTATTATTGCTCCAGGTCTTTTTGGTCTTGGCATTGGGTTTCCGCAACGTGTCGAAGATTGCTATGGTAATGTAGAATACAATGTAGGGCTCTGGAAATTCATGCTCTATTTAGATAAGGTTTTACCTCTTTGGACCCGGTATGGGTTGGGGGATTGA
- the acpS gene encoding holo-ACP synthase, with product MTKGLGSDIIEIERIRQTINRHGSHFFKKVFTEQEIDYCLKHQDPALSFAGRFSAKEAIAKALGTGFGKHVSFSDISIENDENGRPYPIFSDRFNEFFDSPQILISISHCKLCAMAVAIWI from the coding sequence ATGACCAAAGGACTCGGTAGCGATATCATCGAAATTGAGCGTATCCGCCAAACAATTAACCGTCATGGCTCTCATTTTTTCAAAAAAGTCTTTACAGAGCAGGAAATTGATTATTGTTTAAAACATCAAGACCCTGCTCTTTCTTTTGCTGGGCGTTTTTCAGCTAAAGAAGCCATTGCCAAAGCTCTCGGAACCGGCTTTGGAAAACACGTTTCATTTAGTGATATTTCAATTGAAAATGATGAAAATGGACGCCCCTACCCCATCTTTTCTGATCGCTTTAATGAGTTTTTTGACTCTCCGCAAATTCTCATTTCGATTAGTCATTGCAAGTTATGCGCCATGGCTGTTGCTATCTGGATCTAA
- a CDS encoding PIN/TRAM domain-containing protein — MNISLAFVRIFFTIISIFFMTTYMLSRPEGLMATNALIGILIGFVFSLLLIGFDSLFRKFNLRSFNIAVVGLFIGYLMGQALVLIFDAILDLSSISLVLTPQALEIIKIALFLFGTYLGSIMTLRASDELYISIPFVKFAPTAQKKRDLLIDASVLGDARIIDVCSTGIVDQHLVIPRFIIKELYAQTETGDDNTKAKARRCLEVIKKMEQLIHLGLRFNDTDFPEVKDTTSKFIRLARLIDANILTADISRVQMASIEGVQIINLHSLSNALKPLMETGELIKIKVQRYGKEPRQGVGYLDDGTMVVINGGGNFIGEVIDAQVLSVKHTSSGRMIFCNALEEGLEEQHRTIREKQKEYYDDEDMLDDDDEDQ; from the coding sequence ATGAATATATCGCTAGCGTTTGTACGCATATTCTTCACGATCATTTCCATCTTTTTCATGACAACTTACATGTTGTCACGCCCTGAAGGGCTCATGGCTACAAATGCCCTCATCGGGATTTTAATCGGATTCGTTTTCAGCCTTTTACTTATCGGATTCGACAGCCTGTTTAGAAAGTTCAACTTGCGTTCATTTAACATTGCTGTCGTTGGACTTTTCATTGGTTACTTGATGGGACAAGCCCTTGTTCTCATCTTTGATGCCATTCTCGATCTCAGCTCAATCTCACTTGTGTTGACACCACAAGCTCTCGAAATCATTAAAATCGCCCTCTTCTTGTTTGGGACATATTTGGGATCGATCATGACTCTCAGAGCTTCAGACGAACTTTATATCAGCATCCCCTTCGTTAAGTTTGCTCCAACAGCTCAAAAAAAGCGCGATCTTTTGATCGATGCTTCTGTACTCGGCGACGCCCGTATCATCGACGTTTGCTCAACTGGAATTGTCGACCAGCATCTCGTCATCCCAAGATTCATCATTAAAGAGCTCTATGCTCAAACCGAAACAGGTGATGACAACACCAAAGCAAAAGCACGTCGCTGCCTTGAAGTGATCAAAAAGATGGAACAACTAATCCACCTTGGACTTCGCTTCAACGACACCGATTTTCCTGAAGTTAAAGATACGACAAGTAAATTCATTCGTTTAGCACGCCTCATTGACGCAAACATTTTGACAGCCGATATCAGTCGTGTCCAAATGGCTTCCATCGAAGGTGTTCAAATCATCAACTTGCACTCTCTTTCAAATGCGCTTAAGCCTCTCATGGAAACAGGCGAACTCATCAAAATCAAAGTCCAGCGCTACGGAAAAGAACCTCGTCAAGGTGTGGGCTATCTCGACGATGGAACGATGGTCGTCATCAATGGTGGCGGAAATTTCATTGGCGAAGTCATCGATGCCCAAGTGTTATCTGTTAAACATACCTCTTCTGGCCGGATGATTTTCTGTAATGCTCTTGAAGAAGGGCTCGAAGAACAGCACCGTACCATTCGAGAAAAGCAAAAAGAGTATTACGACGATGAAGATATGCTAGATGATGATGATGAGGATCAATGA
- a CDS encoding 23S rRNA (pseudouridine(1915)-N(3))-methyltransferase RlmH, with translation MIKIKIYTVGKTKESWLEVALAEYHKRLTGEMTIEWVISKELQPVKENFYICLDPQGQQYSSPDFANFLEKESVRSGAKLTFVIGGPEGIPDEIKAKASHLISFSKLTFTHQIARLILLEQLYRSIQIQRGTQYHK, from the coding sequence ATGATAAAAATTAAGATTTACACAGTTGGAAAAACAAAAGAGTCCTGGCTAGAAGTGGCTCTTGCTGAGTACCATAAACGACTCACAGGAGAAATGACAATTGAGTGGGTCATTTCGAAGGAACTACAGCCTGTTAAAGAAAACTTTTACATCTGTTTAGATCCTCAAGGACAACAATACTCAAGCCCCGATTTTGCGAATTTTCTTGAAAAAGAGTCTGTTCGATCTGGAGCTAAACTTACCTTTGTGATCGGAGGCCCTGAAGGTATTCCTGATGAAATAAAAGCAAAAGCTTCGCATCTAATCAGCTTTTCGAAACTTACCTTCACCCACCAAATTGCCCGCCTTATTCTTCTCGAACAACTCTACAGATCTATTCAAATTCAGCGTGGGACCCAGTATCACAAGTGA
- the lgt gene encoding prolipoprotein diacylglyceryl transferase yields MISYIYWDPDPVAFRLPFFDHPVVWYGILFALGFFVGFYLLQFLFRRFLCFYPEFTEADIVDWEKIFQRKRETKEDALNRLNQELDEKPKNELPPSFLFQFSKRFLSEEKFRRLKNRIRLEKTLGSAVRSLKTRSKLFSERLTIYMIIGAVAGARLGHILFYEKWTYYIMHPLMIFKTWEGGLASHGAVIGIFIAMTLFYLRSRKEYPMISIVRIIDLLVIPSLYAAVLIRFGNFINQEILGTVTASSWAVVFGNPAGGLPPLPRHPAQLYEAFFYFLSFLVFFRFFPKWLFPAGKIAGIFFISTFTFRFFVEFVKEEQSFHLANHFLTMGQYLSIPYILIGVAFLLVPNRRMEHLSKN; encoded by the coding sequence ATGATTTCGTACATCTATTGGGATCCTGATCCTGTTGCGTTTCGTCTCCCGTTTTTCGATCATCCTGTTGTTTGGTATGGCATTCTCTTTGCTCTGGGTTTTTTTGTCGGATTTTATCTCCTTCAATTTCTCTTTCGTCGCTTTTTATGTTTTTATCCCGAATTTACAGAGGCCGATATTGTTGATTGGGAAAAGATTTTTCAGAGAAAAAGAGAGACGAAAGAAGATGCATTGAATCGGCTAAATCAAGAGCTCGATGAAAAGCCCAAAAATGAGCTTCCTCCCTCATTTTTGTTCCAATTTTCAAAACGGTTTTTGTCTGAAGAGAAGTTTAGGCGTCTCAAAAACCGAATTCGTTTAGAAAAAACTCTCGGATCGGCTGTGAGATCTCTTAAGACCAGAAGTAAACTTTTTTCAGAACGCTTAACAATTTACATGATTATTGGAGCTGTGGCGGGTGCTAGACTCGGTCACATTCTCTTTTACGAAAAGTGGACTTATTATATCATGCATCCCCTCATGATTTTCAAAACATGGGAAGGAGGGCTTGCGAGTCATGGAGCGGTAATTGGAATTTTTATTGCTATGACTCTCTTTTATCTGCGTAGTAGAAAGGAATACCCGATGATTTCGATTGTGCGCATCATCGATTTGCTTGTCATTCCCAGTCTTTACGCAGCGGTTCTCATCCGTTTTGGAAACTTTATCAATCAAGAGATATTAGGAACGGTAACGGCCTCATCTTGGGCGGTTGTCTTTGGAAATCCTGCTGGAGGGCTTCCTCCGCTGCCACGTCATCCGGCGCAGCTATATGAAGCATTTTTCTATTTTCTCTCTTTCCTCGTCTTTTTTCGCTTCTTTCCAAAATGGCTTTTTCCTGCGGGAAAAATTGCAGGTATCTTCTTTATTTCAACTTTCACTTTCCGCTTCTTTGTCGAGTTTGTGAAAGAAGAGCAGAGCTTTCACTTAGCCAATCATTTTCTGACGATGGGGCAGTATCTCAGTATACCTTACATTTTAATTGGTGTAGCCTTTCTTCTAGTGCCTAACCGCAGAATGGAACACCTCTCTAAAAATTGA
- a CDS encoding HIT family protein produces MVDYNQLLIKSYKHWEIYLHENQCYIGRVFALLKDDAHVEDFLALDKEMRDEFFQVGQEVKSALKALFQPDKMNYAALSNHSPRIHVHIVPRYQKPREFQGKIFTDTRWGKNYAPYDRSFVIDEETLYNIRDALKAKMHTSH; encoded by the coding sequence ATGGTCGACTACAATCAGCTTCTCATCAAATCCTACAAACATTGGGAAATCTATTTACATGAGAACCAGTGTTACATCGGGCGCGTTTTCGCTTTGCTCAAAGATGATGCACACGTAGAAGATTTTTTAGCCCTCGATAAAGAGATGCGCGATGAGTTCTTTCAAGTTGGTCAAGAAGTCAAATCGGCGCTCAAAGCCCTCTTTCAACCTGACAAAATGAACTATGCGGCTCTCAGTAATCATTCTCCTAGAATCCATGTCCACATCGTTCCTCGATATCAAAAGCCACGAGAATTTCAAGGGAAGATCTTTACTGATACACGTTGGGGGAAAAACTATGCCCCCTACGATCGCTCATTTGTCATTGATGAAGAGACTCTCTATAATATCAGAGACGCCCTAAAAGCTAAAATGCATACTTCACACTAA
- a CDS encoding Lpg1974 family pore-forming outer membrane protein, producing MKVISFLSAASLATVFAISGFGNLPTLFESANAVVAHDPNAPDDYSTGTSKSHDMRLRQLEQSQGDAGSPLSPPDIVINSPHGCMEHGFSLEAEFLWWRATLDNLEYAVKGKQSFIGFAGMSLSSEVKGVDFEFDPGVRVSAGFDFGRRNWDIALRWTYHYTNPTGSTGSDNPSLSVIPLAYDPVFQVGTGEPPVANTAKSKWTNQFNALDFEMGYDYFFSQMFSIRPYFGLKAAWIDMHSNSKYTNVLIPGNPNTPFDEVSVRSKSNYWGIGPRVGIDGHLYMGWGFSLYALTSASMLYGAFDTTLKVSTPLISGTTKYNNYYRLRTMAQIATGLRWGWCFSRKYFLSLHLGWETQYWWEQLEMRFAERFEPDADLTFSGLDVGIRFDF from the coding sequence GTGAAAGTCATTTCCTTTCTATCTGCGGCTTCTCTTGCAACTGTTTTTGCAATCAGTGGTTTTGGAAATCTTCCAACGCTTTTTGAAAGTGCTAATGCAGTCGTTGCACATGACCCGAATGCACCAGACGACTACTCTACAGGAACGAGTAAATCACATGATATGCGACTGCGCCAACTTGAGCAAAGTCAAGGTGACGCTGGGTCTCCACTTTCGCCACCTGATATCGTGATCAATTCTCCACATGGGTGTATGGAGCATGGCTTTTCTTTAGAAGCGGAGTTTTTGTGGTGGCGTGCAACTCTTGATAACTTAGAGTATGCTGTTAAGGGGAAACAAAGTTTTATTGGATTTGCTGGGATGTCTCTAAGTTCAGAAGTCAAAGGAGTTGACTTTGAATTTGATCCAGGCGTTCGTGTCTCTGCTGGATTTGATTTTGGTCGGCGCAATTGGGATATTGCCCTCAGGTGGACCTATCATTATACGAACCCAACGGGTTCCACAGGGTCAGACAATCCATCTCTTTCTGTCATTCCCCTTGCTTACGATCCCGTTTTCCAAGTGGGCACGGGTGAACCTCCAGTCGCAAATACCGCAAAGTCAAAATGGACCAATCAATTCAATGCCCTCGATTTCGAAATGGGATACGACTACTTTTTTAGTCAGATGTTTTCCATTAGACCTTATTTTGGGTTAAAAGCTGCGTGGATCGACATGCACTCGAATTCAAAGTATACCAATGTTTTGATTCCTGGAAACCCGAACACTCCTTTTGATGAAGTATCTGTTCGAAGTAAAAGCAATTATTGGGGGATAGGTCCTAGAGTCGGAATTGATGGTCACTTGTATATGGGCTGGGGCTTTTCGCTTTATGCTTTGACATCTGCTTCCATGCTTTATGGGGCGTTTGACACCACGCTGAAAGTTTCGACTCCTCTAATTAGTGGAACTACAAAGTACAACAATTATTATCGTTTGAGGACAATGGCTCAGATTGCTACCGGACTAAGGTGGGGCTGGTGCTTCTCAAGAAAGTACTTCTTAAGCCTACATCTTGGTTGGGAAACCCAGTACTGGTGGGAGCAGCTCGAAATGCGATTCGCAGAGCGGTTTGAACCAGATGCTGACTTGACCTTTAGTGGACTAGATGTCGGAATTCGGTTTGACTTCTAA
- the ssb gene encoding single-stranded DNA-binding protein — translation MNQLTIMGHLGADPEVRFTSSGQKVTTLRVAENQKRGGKDETLWWRITIWGDQFDKLVSYLKKGSAIIVTGEMSKPEIYNDRDGKPQISLNMTAYHIAFSPFGRTEKQPQEEPAMAGQSSGMSGFGGDQGQQHHYHKGGYDQSHMSQGQGPTSYNEPSDDEIPF, via the coding sequence ATGAATCAACTCACCATTATGGGACACCTTGGCGCCGACCCAGAAGTGCGCTTCACTTCATCAGGACAAAAAGTGACAACACTGCGTGTTGCCGAAAATCAAAAACGTGGCGGAAAAGATGAAACACTTTGGTGGCGTATCACAATTTGGGGTGACCAATTCGATAAATTGGTTTCCTATCTTAAGAAGGGAAGTGCCATTATCGTGACAGGAGAAATGTCTAAACCTGAAATCTATAACGATCGAGACGGAAAACCGCAAATCTCTCTTAACATGACAGCTTATCATATTGCCTTCAGTCCTTTTGGACGCACTGAAAAACAGCCTCAAGAGGAACCTGCCATGGCAGGGCAAAGCAGTGGCATGAGTGGATTTGGTGGAGACCAAGGACAACAGCACCATTATCACAAAGGTGGCTATGACCAATCTCACATGAGTCAAGGACAAGGCCCAACATCTTATAATGAACCTTCAGATGACGAAATTCCATTTTAA
- a CDS encoding leucyl aminopeptidase — protein MKFSAVSTATKRPKADLVIVPFFKGKKEATLAATVADLKGDIQPILKAGDFTGKLEATMLTYLSGKKEKRLLFLGLGDEKKATLETLRRCFAAAMKRCQDKKWPQINVVLPESKKWPLDETTRAVAEGMSLSSYVFEEWKSKENQKLFHIKTLTLVGAKDTKVAQKVMDILSGVNFARDLINRNALDITPQTLATEARRLARQHADVTTHILDKEQIEKEKMGLFLAVASGSRIDPALIMVEYRGAPRSDDVTMVVGKGITFDTGGLNLKPTNSIEEQRSDMSGGAAALGIIQAAAATKLKANIVAVVPATENAIDSRSYKPGDIYRSYLGKTVEITNTDAEGRLVLADALAYGQKRFKPTRIIDMATLTGAVIIALGSVRAALYSNNEKLAKLCEHAGELTGERVWRMPLDEDYMSLMKSDIADLRNSGKKRAAGSVTAAIFLQEFIQNKTPWIHLDIAGTAFLDSPEHYHLTQATGAGVRLVITLIENL, from the coding sequence ATGAAGTTTTCTGCTGTTTCAACTGCTACCAAAAGACCAAAAGCTGATCTTGTGATTGTTCCCTTTTTCAAAGGAAAAAAAGAAGCGACTCTTGCTGCAACTGTTGCTGACCTTAAAGGAGATATTCAGCCTATTTTGAAAGCTGGAGATTTCACAGGTAAGCTAGAAGCCACCATGCTCACTTATCTGTCTGGTAAGAAAGAAAAACGGTTACTTTTTCTTGGACTGGGTGATGAAAAAAAAGCCACGCTTGAAACCTTAAGGCGTTGTTTTGCAGCAGCGATGAAACGGTGCCAAGATAAAAAATGGCCACAGATCAATGTTGTTTTGCCTGAGTCAAAAAAATGGCCTCTCGATGAGACAACACGAGCAGTTGCTGAAGGCATGAGCCTTTCTTCTTATGTCTTTGAAGAGTGGAAATCTAAAGAAAACCAAAAGTTATTTCATATTAAAACACTCACTCTTGTTGGTGCGAAAGACACAAAAGTTGCTCAAAAAGTGATGGACATCTTATCAGGAGTGAATTTTGCACGTGATCTTATCAACCGGAATGCCCTTGATATTACACCGCAAACGCTTGCAACCGAAGCCCGCCGTCTAGCGAGACAACATGCGGATGTGACGACCCATATTTTGGATAAAGAGCAGATCGAAAAAGAGAAAATGGGCCTTTTTCTGGCTGTAGCTAGTGGTTCACGGATCGACCCGGCGCTCATTATGGTAGAATATCGGGGTGCACCTCGCTCAGATGATGTTACCATGGTCGTTGGTAAAGGAATCACTTTCGATACGGGAGGACTCAATCTCAAACCTACCAATTCCATTGAAGAACAACGGTCTGACATGAGTGGTGGGGCAGCAGCCCTTGGTATTATCCAAGCTGCCGCTGCAACAAAATTGAAAGCCAATATTGTTGCAGTTGTTCCAGCAACAGAGAATGCTATTGATTCACGTAGTTACAAGCCCGGAGATATCTACCGTTCTTACCTTGGTAAAACTGTAGAAATCACCAACACTGATGCTGAAGGGCGACTCGTCTTGGCTGATGCCCTAGCCTACGGTCAAAAACGGTTCAAGCCAACGCGAATTATTGACATGGCAACCTTAACAGGAGCTGTCATTATTGCCTTGGGAAGTGTGCGTGCTGCTCTATACTCAAACAATGAGAAGCTCGCCAAGCTCTGCGAACATGCAGGAGAACTGACAGGGGAACGGGTGTGGCGGATGCCTCTTGACGAAGATTACATGTCTCTCATGAAATCGGACATTGCGGATCTTCGCAACTCAGGCAAAAAACGAGCCGCAGGTTCTGTGACAGCTGCCATCTTCTTGCAAGAATTTATTCAGAATAAGACCCCCTGGATTCATCTTGACATTGCGGGAACAGCCTTTCTCGATAGTCCAGAACACTACCACCTCACTCAAGCAACAGGTGCTGGAGTTCGCCTTGTGATAACCCTGATTGAAAACTTGTAA
- a CDS encoding RluA family pseudouridine synthase: MKFSIGERDAGKTILSFLKEKLKVSGQAIKRGVDQGAVRLNGVVERFSSVRLQKGDLFEFDQAQLKEKQEFSLPILFEEENFLICSKPSGLVTDQEVFKRLLGRSVFLVHRLDKDTSGVILVATIQKMQKKLEALFKSRKVRKVYVALVKGVMQQESGTIDNRLMKKKTYQGQAIWGSTKNPKGLRAITHWKCIGKAPGKSLVQCEPETGRTHQLRVHLSEMGHPILGDHHYGREAKFPPEIDRLCLHAYRLVFNHPDTGEKIQATAPIPKLFKI; encoded by the coding sequence ATGAAATTTTCGATTGGAGAGCGAGATGCAGGGAAAACCATCTTATCCTTTCTTAAGGAAAAGTTGAAAGTTTCTGGCCAAGCCATCAAGCGAGGTGTTGACCAAGGAGCTGTAAGGCTTAATGGAGTGGTTGAGCGTTTTTCAAGTGTGCGACTGCAGAAAGGGGATTTGTTTGAATTCGATCAAGCGCAGCTCAAAGAGAAGCAAGAATTTTCTCTTCCCATTTTGTTTGAAGAAGAGAATTTTCTCATTTGCTCCAAGCCATCTGGTCTTGTGACTGATCAAGAGGTTTTTAAAAGACTCTTAGGTAGATCGGTCTTTCTTGTCCACCGGCTCGATAAAGACACTTCCGGTGTCATTTTAGTTGCGACAATCCAAAAGATGCAAAAGAAATTGGAAGCATTATTTAAAAGCCGGAAAGTGCGCAAGGTGTATGTAGCTCTCGTCAAGGGAGTGATGCAGCAAGAGTCAGGTACAATTGACAATCGCCTCATGAAAAAAAAGACCTACCAAGGGCAAGCTATTTGGGGCAGTACCAAAAACCCCAAAGGACTGCGGGCCATCACGCATTGGAAATGTATTGGGAAGGCACCGGGAAAATCCCTTGTTCAATGTGAGCCGGAAACGGGTCGAACACATCAACTGCGTGTCCATTTAAGTGAAATGGGCCATCCCATTTTAGGGGACCATCATTATGGAAGAGAAGCCAAATTTCCTCCGGAAATTGATCGGCTTTGCCTCCATGCTTATCGGTTGGTTTTTAATCATCCTGATACAGGAGAAAAAATCCAAGCAACTGCACCTATCCCAAAACTTTTTAAGATTTAG